TACGACTGCGCAGCGATGACGTTGAATCGCGCCGCGATGTACTCGTCGGTGAAGCTGCTCATGTCCCAGCCGCGGATAAAACCGCAATGGCCGCCATAGGGGGAAATATCCAGCTCGATATTGGCAGGCAATTGCAGCTTTTCGAACGCGTCCACAGGAATGACAGGATCGTCGCGCGCAGTGAGGATGGTGCACGGTACGTGCATGTTTTCCAGCGCGCGGCCAGCCACGGAATAGCCGTCCAGATAGGCTTCGAGCGAGCTGAAATCGGTATGCCGTGCCACCAGCGCCGCAGTGAGCCCACGCAGGTTCTGCTTGAGCTCGGCAAGCTCGAAATACTGCCGCTGTGGGAACGCAGCCTGCTTGGCCTGCAGGGAACGCCGCCACTTATGCATGAAATACGCCTGGTAGAACCACGGCGCCGAAGCTTCCAGCGAGAACAGGCCCTCGCCCGGATCAACGATGGGGCACACCGCCAGCGCGTAGCTCAACGGCAAGCCCACCGCCGGTGCGCGCATGGCCGCGCGCAGCGCGAAGTTGCCGCCCAGCGAAAAACCCGCCAGCGCCATGGTCCGCGCAGGGAAACGCTGCGCGATGTCGCCTAGCGCATGCACCACCTCGTCGATGCGGCATGAATGGAACAGCGCCTCGTTGAGGTGGTGGCTGTCGCCGTGATCGCGGAAGTTCAGGCGGAAGATGTCCCACCCGTCGGCCAGTAGGCGACTGCCGGTCTGCAGGACATAGGTGGAATCGACGCTGCCTTCCCAGCCATGGAACAGTACGGCCAGGCCACGCGATTCTGGCTGGGCCTTTTGCGCGGTGTAGGCACCGGTGAGCCGCACGCCATCACCGCCATCCACCGTTACGGGCAGTGAATCCTGCAGCACCGTCTGTGCAG
This genomic window from Dyella terrae contains:
- a CDS encoding YheT family hydrolase, whose protein sequence is MMLPSGKDFLPPRPLRSGHIQTMLSSSGVRRLLLPKAAQTVLQDSLPVTVDGGDGVRLTGAYTAQKAQPESRGLAVLFHGWEGSVDSTYVLQTGSRLLADGWDIFRLNFRDHGDSHHLNEALFHSCRIDEVVHALGDIAQRFPARTMALAGFSLGGNFALRAAMRAPAVGLPLSYALAVCPIVDPGEGLFSLEASAPWFYQAYFMHKWRRSLQAKQAAFPQRQYFELAELKQNLRGLTAALVARHTDFSSLEAYLDGYSVAGRALENMHVPCTILTARDDPVIPVDAFEKLQLPANIELDISPYGGHCGFIRGWDMSSFTDEYIAARFNVIAAQS